The following proteins come from a genomic window of Gottfriedia acidiceleris:
- a CDS encoding M4 family metallopeptidase, protein MNKKVLAVGLSVGLAASSLSVTNTYAAPKNVLSNYKYNKSVGSPEFVSGQLTKPSAKNAESVVKAYVNANKDKFKLGTKSAEDSFIVQSSKKDTYGTALHLQQVYNGVPVWGSTQTAVVGDNGVLNVFSGTVIPNLDTKKGLKSTKKVNANKSIKIAEADLGYTPVYEKDPSAQLVVYTNGNDATYAYLVNLNFLSPKPGNYNYFIEASTGKILNSYNSIDTMDSIHAASKFTGASVAKPSVTGTNVTATGKGVLGDTKTINMTQSGSTYYLQDNTRGNGIFTYNGSNRTTLPGTLWTSADTLLNSTSEAAAVDAHYYAGKTYDYYKTVFGRNSFDGNGAALKSTVHYSRSYNNAFWNGSQMVYGDGDGTTFTYLSGGLDVVAHELTHAVTERSSNLIYQNESGALNEAISDIFGTVIEFYNNNNPDYEIGEDIYTPGIAGDSLRSMSDPTKYGDPDHYSKRYTGTSDNGGVHTNSSIINKAAYLIAVGGTHYGVSVTGIGNDKLAKIFYRANTVYLTSSATFSQARAALVQSAADLYGASSAEVTTVNNAFDAVGVK, encoded by the coding sequence ATGAACAAAAAAGTTTTAGCGGTTGGATTATCTGTAGGATTGGCGGCAAGTAGTTTATCAGTAACTAATACATATGCTGCACCAAAAAATGTATTATCAAATTACAAGTACAACAAATCAGTAGGATCTCCTGAATTCGTTTCGGGCCAGCTGACTAAACCATCAGCTAAAAATGCTGAAAGCGTTGTAAAAGCTTATGTAAATGCTAACAAAGATAAGTTCAAATTAGGAACGAAGTCTGCAGAAGATTCATTCATTGTTCAGTCTAGTAAAAAAGACACTTACGGTACTGCTCTTCACCTACAACAAGTTTATAACGGAGTTCCTGTATGGGGATCAACTCAAACTGCAGTAGTTGGAGATAATGGTGTTCTAAATGTTTTCTCTGGTACAGTTATTCCGAACTTAGATACTAAAAAAGGGTTAAAATCTACTAAAAAAGTTAACGCTAATAAATCGATCAAAATCGCAGAAGCAGATCTTGGATATACCCCTGTCTATGAAAAAGACCCTTCAGCTCAACTAGTAGTTTATACAAATGGTAATGATGCAACGTATGCTTATCTAGTAAACTTAAACTTCCTTTCTCCAAAACCTGGAAACTATAATTATTTCATCGAAGCTTCAACTGGTAAAATTTTAAATAGCTACAATAGTATTGATACAATGGACAGCATCCATGCTGCTAGTAAATTTACTGGAGCATCAGTTGCTAAACCATCAGTTACTGGTACAAATGTAACTGCAACAGGAAAAGGTGTACTTGGTGATACAAAAACAATCAATATGACTCAATCTGGTTCAACTTATTATTTACAAGACAATACCAGAGGAAACGGTATTTTCACATATAATGGATCTAATCGTACTACTCTTCCTGGTACTCTTTGGACAAGCGCTGACACACTGCTAAATAGCACAAGTGAAGCTGCAGCAGTTGATGCACATTATTATGCTGGAAAAACATATGACTATTATAAAACTGTTTTTGGACGTAATTCATTTGATGGTAATGGTGCTGCTTTAAAATCAACTGTCCATTATAGCCGTAGTTATAACAATGCATTTTGGAATGGTTCTCAAATGGTTTATGGTGATGGTGATGGAACAACATTTACTTACTTATCAGGTGGACTTGACGTAGTAGCGCATGAGTTAACTCACGCTGTTACAGAAAGAAGTTCAAACTTAATCTATCAAAATGAATCTGGTGCATTAAACGAAGCTATTTCGGATATTTTTGGAACTGTTATTGAGTTCTATAATAATAACAATCCAGATTACGAGATTGGTGAGGATATCTACACACCAGGTATTGCTGGTGACTCACTTCGTTCAATGAGTGACCCAACTAAATATGGTGATCCAGATCACTACTCAAAACGTTACACTGGAACTTCTGACAATGGAGGAGTTCATACTAATAGTAGTATTATCAATAAAGCTGCTTACTTAATTGCAGTAGGTGGAACTCATTATGGTGTATCTGTAACAGGCATCGGTAATGATAAATTAGCTAAAATTTTCTATCGAGCAAATACAGTTTACTTAACTTCTTCAGCAACATTTAGTCAAGCTCGTGCAGCACTTGTACAATCTGCTGCTGACCTATATGGTGCAAGTTCTGCTGAAGTAACAACTGTTAATAATGCATTTGATGCAGTTGGTGTAAAATAA
- a CDS encoding Ger(x)C family spore germination protein, with protein sequence MKRIKIAVVSLLLFVLLTGCKKTVNIEDITMGLILGIDTDEQNEQLKVFMSSPVFSEEAEEKNEQIVVDATSIREARNLIDTRVTGVSTAGKLQALLVSKKLIKNKTWTSLLDLFYRDAKFRQNADLVYFDGSVSELEGIKQKDKPRLSIFIPQLIETADFRNVTIRTSIRMFHLMEFEKGITPYLPRMSIKDGELEVSGVALLDRHFLVKRTLSIQETQLLRMLQGKKTGQLIPLITIAGEKKGKENNQLINLRQASFNVKDIKRKVDCKFEHNHFDFKIALTIPIMITQSPFPLSDKVVNKLSNEIRLSLEKDLNKFVQNLQGDEVDPIGLGILASSYEHKQWKKVKPKWPEALKDSKIHVKAKIIIVDKGISM encoded by the coding sequence ATGAAACGTATAAAAATCGCAGTGGTCAGCTTGTTATTGTTTGTGCTTTTAACAGGATGCAAAAAAACTGTAAATATTGAAGATATTACAATGGGACTAATATTAGGAATCGACACCGATGAACAAAACGAACAACTCAAAGTTTTCATGTCTAGTCCCGTTTTTAGTGAAGAAGCTGAAGAAAAAAATGAACAGATTGTGGTAGATGCTACATCCATAAGGGAAGCTCGTAATTTAATTGATACAAGGGTAACTGGTGTATCTACAGCTGGAAAGCTACAAGCTCTTTTGGTTAGCAAAAAATTGATTAAAAACAAAACTTGGACATCTTTATTAGATTTATTCTATCGTGATGCAAAATTTAGACAAAATGCCGACCTTGTCTATTTCGATGGATCTGTTTCGGAACTTGAAGGTATAAAACAAAAAGATAAACCAAGATTATCAATTTTTATCCCACAGTTAATCGAAACTGCTGATTTTCGAAATGTTACAATTCGAACATCGATTCGAATGTTTCATTTGATGGAGTTCGAAAAAGGAATAACACCCTATTTACCAAGAATGTCAATTAAAGACGGGGAACTTGAAGTTAGCGGTGTAGCACTTCTAGATCGACATTTTTTAGTAAAAAGAACTCTTTCCATACAAGAAACGCAACTATTACGCATGCTTCAAGGAAAAAAAACTGGTCAGTTGATCCCGTTGATTACTATAGCAGGTGAAAAGAAAGGAAAGGAAAACAACCAGTTAATTAACTTAAGACAAGCAAGCTTTAATGTAAAGGATATTAAAAGAAAAGTAGACTGCAAATTCGAACATAATCACTTTGATTTTAAAATAGCATTAACAATCCCCATCATGATTACACAATCACCTTTTCCGTTAAGTGACAAAGTGGTTAATAAGTTAAGTAATGAAATTAGACTTTCATTGGAAAAGGATTTAAACAAATTTGTCCAGAATTTACAGGGTGATGAAGTTGATCCGATTGGCTTAGGAATCTTAGCAAGTTCTTACGAACATAAACAGTGGAAAAAAGTTAAACCAAAATGGCCAGAGGCATTAAAAGACTCAAAGATTCATGTGAAAGCAAAGATTATCATTGTTGATAAAGGAATATCGATGTAG
- a CDS encoding GerAB/ArcD/ProY family transporter gives MSQIVPRITFVQFVLLIFGVQVGIGMISLPRILEEKAGTSGWISLLIGGLLSLIISIVIVKLREKDPNCSFYTYLIHCFGKVIGTIFSIFFTLFFFGIGFVVFLRSLLFIQSYILQDSSLFILIVLFLVPTYQFVTGGIQIIGKYVEIIFPIVIFFLIMLLFTLKQSNIHFIFPIIKDGWGPIFKAVPSTVTAFLGIEIIFILYPYLEEKEKAFKGVMIANGMITFLYLYVTIICFVVYSPDEIGRIFEPVLDILSVIEFQYVERLDFILFSLFLMVISKTWIMYMWIGVTNLAEMFQQKRIDYLFIGLSCVFLFLTSFFIPTYKQNNLYMQLLSSYGSIGMLIILVFIWIRSLGNKVIG, from the coding sequence ATGAGTCAGATTGTACCTAGAATTACATTTGTTCAATTTGTTTTATTAATATTTGGTGTACAAGTTGGAATTGGGATGATTTCTTTACCTCGGATATTAGAAGAAAAGGCTGGAACAAGCGGATGGATTTCTTTATTAATAGGTGGTTTACTCTCTTTAATTATTAGTATTGTGATTGTAAAACTACGAGAAAAAGATCCAAACTGCTCATTTTATACTTACTTAATTCATTGCTTTGGGAAAGTGATTGGTACGATATTTTCGATTTTCTTTACACTTTTCTTTTTTGGAATCGGATTTGTCGTCTTTTTACGATCCCTGCTATTTATTCAATCATATATTTTACAAGATTCTTCGTTATTTATTCTGATCGTATTGTTTTTAGTTCCAACTTATCAATTCGTGACTGGTGGTATTCAAATTATTGGAAAATATGTGGAGATTATTTTTCCAATCGTTATCTTTTTTTTAATTATGCTACTCTTCACTTTAAAGCAAAGCAATATACATTTCATATTTCCCATAATTAAAGATGGATGGGGTCCGATTTTTAAAGCTGTCCCTTCTACAGTTACAGCCTTTTTAGGAATTGAAATTATTTTCATACTCTATCCTTATTTAGAAGAAAAAGAAAAAGCATTTAAAGGTGTAATGATTGCAAATGGGATGATAACTTTTCTCTATTTATACGTTACGATCATTTGTTTTGTTGTATACAGCCCTGATGAGATTGGCAGGATTTTTGAGCCAGTTTTAGATATTTTAAGTGTGATTGAATTTCAATACGTTGAAAGATTAGACTTTATTCTATTTTCACTTTTTTTAATGGTAATATCTAAAACTTGGATTATGTATATGTGGATTGGTGTTACTAATTTGGCGGAAATGTTTCAACAGAAACGGATTGATTATTTATTTATCGGCCTATCTTGTGTTTTTTTATTTCTTACAAGTTTCTTCATTCCAACATATAAACAAAATAATCTTTACATGCAGCTATTATCTTCGTATGGTTCGATCGGAATGTTAATCATTCTAGTTTTCATTTGGATTCGTTCATTAGGGAATAAGGTGATTGGATGA
- a CDS encoding spore germination protein — MKETTERRSNFINQEGNLNSNIELLRSLFPTSDLEVKNVMLKEKKGVFIYFNSLVNEEKIDQFATDILEYKEDLFQFFYSHTTPTKKIEDIEHSLLAGKNVILIDGEVKAFLYSVEDFPKRTFSPPSIDNSIKGSKISFVETIELNLGLLRRFIQSRDLLFKETKVGTDNKTLVTLAYLDGVVKPELVTEIESKLSTIKFDSILNASQLAQLMEKYPISFFPQLVTTERPDIATEAILKGKVVIVLDRSSEVIILPGSFISFFKSIDDSSTRPVITFFNFFLRIVALFITLYLPGIYISIISFNYDVVPLKLIISIGQSRANVPFDPLVEAIIMEITLEMLREAAIRLPTPISTTVGVVGGIVIGQAAVQAGIVSNIMVIVVALTAISSFIIPNYDMASSLRILRFPIMIMASLFGIIGIIASTMIILGHALKLSSYHESFSQPFSPLNFKQLKKKYQNSALSILFNQQITNQKKRK; from the coding sequence TTGAAGGAAACTACAGAACGTCGCTCTAATTTTATTAACCAAGAGGGTAATTTAAATTCAAACATTGAACTTCTTCGGTCATTGTTTCCTACCTCAGATTTAGAAGTAAAAAATGTAATGCTAAAAGAGAAAAAAGGTGTATTTATCTATTTTAATAGCCTAGTAAATGAAGAAAAAATAGACCAGTTTGCGACTGATATTCTTGAATATAAAGAAGATCTATTTCAATTTTTTTATAGTCATACAACACCCACAAAAAAAATAGAAGACATAGAACATTCATTACTGGCAGGTAAAAATGTTATTTTAATTGATGGAGAAGTGAAAGCATTTCTCTATTCTGTTGAAGATTTTCCTAAACGTACTTTTTCTCCACCAAGTATCGATAATTCTATAAAAGGTTCAAAGATTTCATTTGTGGAGACAATTGAACTTAATTTAGGGTTGCTTCGACGTTTTATTCAAAGTCGCGATTTACTATTCAAGGAAACTAAAGTTGGTACGGATAATAAAACACTTGTTACACTCGCATATTTAGATGGTGTAGTTAAGCCAGAACTAGTTACTGAGATTGAATCAAAGCTTTCTACAATTAAATTTGACTCGATTCTAAATGCAAGTCAACTGGCTCAATTGATGGAAAAGTATCCGATTTCGTTTTTTCCACAGCTTGTCACAACAGAAAGACCTGATATTGCAACAGAAGCAATCCTAAAAGGAAAAGTTGTGATTGTATTAGATCGATCTTCTGAAGTAATAATTTTGCCTGGATCATTTATTTCATTTTTTAAAAGTATCGATGACTCATCAACTAGGCCAGTTATAACGTTTTTTAATTTTTTCCTACGAATAGTTGCTCTTTTCATTACTCTTTATTTACCTGGAATCTACATTTCAATCATTTCATTCAACTATGATGTAGTTCCATTAAAATTAATTATATCGATTGGTCAGTCTCGTGCGAATGTACCCTTTGATCCGCTCGTTGAAGCAATCATTATGGAAATAACTCTTGAAATGCTAAGAGAAGCAGCCATTCGTTTACCTACTCCAATTAGTACTACTGTAGGGGTTGTTGGGGGAATTGTTATTGGTCAAGCCGCAGTTCAAGCTGGAATTGTGAGTAACATTATGGTAATTGTTGTAGCATTAACTGCTATATCATCATTTATCATTCCTAATTATGACATGGCTTCAAGCTTACGCATTTTACGTTTCCCTATAATGATTATGGCTTCATTATTTGGAATTATCGGGATCATTGCAAGCACTATGATTATTTTAGGTCACGCGTTGAAATTATCTAGCTATCATGAATCCTTTAGTCAACCTTTTTCTCCATTGAACTTTAAACAATTAAAGAAAAAATATCAAAACAGTGCTTTATCAATTCTTTTCAATCAACAAATTACGAACCAAAAAAAGAGGAAATAA
- a CDS encoding S8 family serine peptidase: MGSNLYKGNILKGMTAVALSSSLILTSFGNVNHVSKADSYSKAEDILAKLTPTQRAALNELSTNESKGLQISKLDLNSNEQTNVIVEFSNKPAKVAQIEGSSEGKQLSKTEASKLVDQDHEDFQADVNKVLIDGKKSKVNFRINRSYKHAFNGVAMSLPANQIKNLLKSKAVKAVWKNEMFSIDPPKQAENNDQLKADEFNITNYTPYDGLDRLHEEGFTGKGIKIGILDTGIDYNHPDLKDAYKGGYDFVNNDNDPMETTYADWKKSGQPELSGSNTYYTEHGTHVAGIIGGRGVANNEYKTLGAAPEADLYSYRVLGPYGSGTTANIIAALDKAVADGMDIINMSLGASINDPLYATSVAVNNAVLSGVTTVVAAGNSGDQMYTLGSPGASALALTVGASSTAINMFQFTGLQNGKNYAVREMARNYTDDLTSLKGKTIKLVDVGLGKATDYNGKDVNGKIAFISRGDTAFVDKIKVAKSKGAAGVIIYNNEVNKAEGLIQAYLGESVNSIPSFSVSYEDGLAILTAMKAGDTDFTYGDFTKVKTADDELAVFSSRGPSRVNYDIKPEITGPGVAVLSTVPFYVNNKTADGTKPEDYKIAYERLSGTSMATPFVAGVSALLLQSNKDLQPANVKSILMNTADSLSKDYSVYEIGSGRVDAYEAIHSNVEISVVDKTQMIIDGKEKSISELTGAMSFGSISFNDLDQSSTRNITLKNRSEKAKIFSIEAKFQTGLRGSKDAAKNNVTISGPTSVKLNGISSKTIKMNLNIPKSAEKGIYEGYIVFTNNADQTEKYQIPFGVHYVEEGFNSMATYNKMQTSDYNNYYPLLNYATGVVFNARSSMNTIDFVLLDSETEKEIGYLGKLNTSQYNENIDYYIDGAFTGYYLPFTGNPKQPISTTKVKVPYGPGHYKIKIIGTNREGKTFTMIDHTMIDITGPKFTTDVEEGVIEYKAGATSYPISGRVFDKTQDDYRKQGISIDQSGNFVMEKNNSSMFTNGFYVDANGSFTYNIPINARSFNVELAGYNSAAIGDRYKYYTFIPEGTPNVYGSVNKKIVNQGETVKVTLKASNLTDAKKLITSFGFTTSQLELVDVKLNPAIEKFGTAKLTTTSVPAGALKVNVEMTEGKMTGDVPFAEVTLKVKNDSFNMLSTFKSPTASYENDTNQTISMFSAITPIWSKPTYSKITGGIGIPESLKREGREGWRVDPSKIGAVLTVKDQSGNIYPGVISSYGSPTVEKLPVTIEELEASLDLPGHFTMYVPFHVGFLNDEGMPTAHWNPEISFKAPIAGDVNKDNVIDIKDALSIQTYWGTNKRSADINFDNTVDAKDFVFFEKNYLMQNPTVVDAPKPVKKYKGNTIDDIKVELGIN; the protein is encoded by the coding sequence ATGGGGAGTAACTTATACAAAGGAAATATTCTAAAAGGTATGACTGCCGTGGCGCTATCGTCAAGCTTAATTTTGACCTCTTTTGGAAATGTAAATCATGTTTCAAAAGCTGATAGTTATTCAAAAGCAGAAGATATTCTTGCAAAATTAACACCAACGCAAAGGGCAGCTTTAAATGAGCTATCAACAAATGAGTCGAAAGGTCTGCAAATATCGAAATTGGATTTAAATTCGAATGAACAAACAAATGTAATCGTTGAGTTTTCCAATAAACCGGCAAAGGTTGCACAAATTGAGGGAAGTTCAGAAGGTAAGCAGCTTTCTAAGACGGAAGCTTCTAAACTAGTAGATCAAGATCATGAGGATTTCCAGGCAGATGTAAATAAGGTTTTAATTGACGGGAAAAAATCAAAAGTAAATTTTAGAATTAATCGCTCATATAAGCATGCGTTCAATGGTGTAGCGATGAGCTTACCAGCAAATCAAATTAAAAACCTTTTAAAATCAAAAGCGGTTAAAGCAGTTTGGAAGAATGAAATGTTTTCAATTGATCCACCTAAACAAGCAGAAAATAATGACCAGTTAAAGGCTGATGAGTTTAATATCACTAATTATACACCGTATGATGGATTGGATCGTTTACACGAAGAGGGTTTTACAGGAAAAGGAATCAAAATCGGAATACTTGATACAGGAATTGATTATAACCATCCTGACTTAAAAGACGCTTATAAAGGTGGATATGATTTTGTTAACAATGATAATGATCCGATGGAAACAACGTATGCGGATTGGAAAAAATCTGGGCAACCAGAGCTTTCAGGCTCAAATACATATTATACAGAACACGGTACACATGTTGCTGGAATCATCGGTGGGCGTGGAGTAGCAAATAATGAATATAAAACTCTTGGAGCAGCACCCGAAGCTGATCTTTATTCTTACCGAGTATTAGGACCATATGGTAGTGGGACAACTGCTAATATTATTGCTGCATTAGATAAAGCTGTTGCAGATGGAATGGATATTATAAACATGTCGTTAGGAGCATCAATTAATGATCCTCTTTATGCTACATCAGTTGCTGTTAACAATGCAGTTTTAAGTGGTGTAACGACTGTAGTTGCTGCGGGCAATAGTGGAGATCAAATGTATACTCTTGGCTCTCCAGGTGCATCAGCTTTAGCATTAACTGTTGGAGCCTCCTCAACTGCGATCAATATGTTTCAGTTTACTGGGTTACAAAATGGCAAAAATTATGCTGTAAGAGAAATGGCAAGAAATTATACAGATGATTTGACATCTTTAAAAGGAAAAACAATTAAATTAGTAGACGTTGGGCTAGGTAAAGCAACAGATTATAACGGTAAAGACGTAAATGGAAAAATAGCTTTTATCTCTCGTGGAGACACTGCATTTGTAGATAAAATTAAAGTAGCGAAAAGTAAAGGCGCAGCTGGAGTAATTATTTATAACAATGAAGTGAATAAAGCAGAAGGACTAATCCAAGCGTATTTAGGTGAATCGGTCAATTCAATTCCTAGTTTTTCAGTTTCATATGAAGACGGATTGGCAATTTTAACAGCGATGAAAGCTGGAGATACTGATTTTACATACGGTGATTTTACAAAAGTAAAAACTGCAGATGATGAATTAGCTGTTTTTAGCTCAAGAGGTCCTTCGAGGGTAAATTATGATATTAAACCAGAGATTACTGGACCTGGTGTTGCTGTACTTTCAACTGTTCCATTTTATGTTAATAATAAAACAGCTGATGGAACGAAACCGGAAGATTATAAAATAGCTTACGAACGCTTATCTGGTACATCGATGGCAACTCCTTTTGTTGCAGGGGTTTCAGCATTATTACTCCAATCTAATAAAGATCTTCAACCAGCAAACGTAAAATCAATCTTAATGAATACGGCTGATTCATTATCGAAAGATTACAGTGTTTATGAGATTGGGAGCGGAAGAGTAGACGCGTATGAGGCTATTCATTCAAATGTTGAAATTAGTGTTGTTGATAAAACACAAATGATTATTGATGGAAAAGAAAAATCTATTAGCGAGTTAACGGGTGCAATGAGCTTTGGATCAATTAGTTTTAATGATTTAGATCAATCTTCAACACGAAATATTACTTTGAAAAATAGAAGTGAAAAAGCGAAAATCTTTAGTATTGAAGCCAAATTTCAAACTGGACTTAGAGGTTCAAAAGATGCTGCAAAAAATAATGTAACAATTTCAGGTCCAACATCCGTTAAGTTAAATGGCATTAGTTCAAAAACAATAAAAATGAATTTAAACATTCCTAAATCTGCTGAAAAAGGAATTTACGAAGGCTATATTGTTTTTACAAATAATGCCGATCAAACTGAAAAATATCAGATTCCCTTTGGCGTACATTATGTAGAAGAAGGCTTTAATTCAATGGCAACTTACAATAAGATGCAGACTTCAGACTACAATAATTACTATCCCTTATTAAATTACGCGACAGGTGTCGTTTTTAATGCTAGATCGAGTATGAATACAATTGATTTTGTTTTATTGGACAGTGAAACTGAAAAAGAAATTGGCTATTTAGGAAAACTAAATACGTCTCAATACAATGAAAATATAGATTATTATATTGATGGTGCTTTTACAGGATACTATTTACCGTTCACTGGAAATCCAAAGCAACCAATTTCAACTACAAAGGTTAAGGTACCGTATGGTCCAGGGCATTATAAAATAAAAATAATTGGGACAAATCGAGAAGGTAAAACATTTACGATGATAGATCATACAATGATTGATATTACAGGTCCCAAATTTACTACAGATGTAGAAGAAGGTGTTATTGAGTACAAAGCAGGAGCGACATCATATCCAATTTCAGGTAGAGTGTTTGATAAAACGCAAGATGACTATAGAAAACAAGGGATTTCTATTGATCAATCTGGTAACTTCGTAATGGAGAAGAATAATAGTTCAATGTTTACAAACGGATTTTATGTCGATGCAAACGGAAGCTTTACATACAATATTCCAATAAACGCGAGAAGCTTTAATGTAGAACTTGCAGGATATAACTCAGCAGCGATCGGTGACCGTTACAAATACTATACTTTTATTCCAGAAGGCACTCCAAATGTATATGGTAGTGTAAATAAAAAAATTGTGAATCAAGGTGAAACTGTTAAAGTTACTTTAAAAGCTAGTAATCTAACAGATGCGAAAAAACTAATAACGAGCTTTGGATTTACTACTAGCCAACTAGAGTTAGTAGATGTAAAACTGAATCCAGCTATTGAAAAATTCGGAACCGCTAAACTTACAACAACTTCAGTTCCAGCGGGTGCTCTAAAAGTAAATGTGGAAATGACAGAAGGTAAAATGACTGGTGATGTACCTTTTGCAGAAGTCACATTAAAAGTAAAAAATGACTCATTTAATATGCTATCAACTTTCAAATCTCCAACAGCTTCTTATGAAAATGATACGAATCAAACTATCTCGATGTTTTCAGCGATTACTCCAATTTGGAGCAAACCTACCTATTCCAAAATTACTGGCGGTATTGGAATTCCAGAATCATTAAAAAGAGAAGGTAGAGAAGGTTGGAGGGTAGATCCATCTAAAATCGGTGCAGTGCTAACAGTAAAAGACCAAAGTGGAAATATATATCCAGGAGTAATCTCTTCATACGGCTCGCCAACTGTAGAAAAACTACCAGTTACTATTGAGGAATTGGAAGCGTCACTTGATCTACCGGGTCATTTTACAATGTATGTACCATTCCATGTTGGCTTTTTAAATGACGAAGGGATGCCAACTGCACATTGGAACCCCGAAATCAGCTTTAAAGCACCAATTGCGGGAGATGTAAATAAAGATAATGTAATCGACATAAAGGATGCATTATCTATTCAAACATATTGGGGTACGAATAAACGAAGCGCAGATATTAATTTTGATAATACCGTTGATGCAAAAGATTTTGTTTTCTTTGAGAAAAATTACTTAATGCAAAATCCTACGGTTGTGGATGCACCAAAACCGGTTAAAAAATATAAGGGCAACACGATTGATGATATTAAAGTAGAGTTAGGGATTAATTAA
- a CDS encoding protease inhibitor I9 family protein, producing MKNLYRGSILFILMLFIMSGCNGNTLNTTKISDETKVANGTMNPSFFVDPSIDFSTNQMTSIIIEFKTKPAVVAVKEAEAAGKQLTLEEATKEVEESHAKFQEELKTLLEDQHVPYKIRHVYKTALNGVSMEIPGKDIKRLSQSTVIARIYPNKKVHIMPPVTPFNQK from the coding sequence ATGAAGAATTTGTATAGAGGAAGTATTTTATTTATTTTAATGCTTTTTATCATGAGCGGATGTAATGGGAATACACTGAATACAACTAAAATTTCAGATGAGACAAAGGTGGCGAATGGTACAATGAATCCTTCTTTTTTTGTAGATCCATCAATCGATTTTTCAACTAATCAAATGACTTCGATTATTATTGAATTCAAAACAAAGCCTGCTGTGGTAGCTGTAAAGGAAGCAGAGGCAGCTGGAAAACAACTTACTTTGGAAGAAGCAACTAAGGAAGTAGAAGAAAGTCATGCAAAATTTCAAGAAGAATTAAAAACTCTGCTAGAGGATCAACATGTACCGTATAAGATTAGGCATGTTTATAAGACTGCATTGAATGGTGTATCAATGGAGATACCTGGTAAGGATATTAAACGTTTATCTCAATCAACAGTGATTGCAAGAATCTATCCGAATAAAAAAGTACATATTATGCCTCCAGTTACACCGTTTAATCAGAAATAA